The following proteins are co-located in the Branchiostoma lanceolatum isolate klBraLanc5 chromosome 16, klBraLanc5.hap2, whole genome shotgun sequence genome:
- the LOC136422279 gene encoding tripartite motif-containing protein 3-like → MSPTSNVVLTATFSYPWPTETRYVKPTTTLNTDVHTSMHKEETTEDVGNRRVITFGGRGSQLGQFAHLNGVAVSSGNEIFIADHGNCRVQVFNMKGVYVHNFLTTVPGKAGSTIFPYDISIDGNDNLWVVGKVPFGSSYAVQYNRDGRALAKFRVQGSTTSPTIAIDVQSNHILVGKYGWTSCKINIFHPNGLLVRTLNIPDISCEESLVVNREGNIITTKDSMVQVYSQTGHLLFGGHGNGNGRVTYPQDICTDISGHILIADRGSWGVKGWVSMFTSRGNFVRHVVTGLRMVGPIAVGLEGQLVVTDERDNTVTIYTTY, encoded by the exons ATGTCACCTACCAGTAAT GTTGTATTAACCGCCACATTCAGCTACCCATGGCCAACCGAGACGAGATATGTTAAACCTACCACAACTCTGAACACGGACGTACACACCTCTATGCACAAGGAAG AGACAACAGAAGATGTTGGCAATCGTCGCGTCATCACTTTTGGAGGGCGAGGATCTCAACTGGGACAGTTCGCTCACCTAAATGGAGTTGCTGTGTCTTCTGGAAACGAGATATTCATAGCTGATCATGGTAACTGTCGAGTACAAGTCTTCAACATGAAGGGTGTTTACGTTCATAATTTCTTGACAACTGTGCCCGGAAAAGCCGGTAGCACCATATTTCCATACGACATTTCGATTGACGGCAATGATAATCTGTGGGTAGTGGGGAAGGTGCCATTCGGTAGTTCTTATGCTGTACAATACAACAGGGATGGTCGAGCTTTGGCCAAGTTTAGGGTCCAAGGCAGCACAACATCTCCAACGATTGCCATAGATGTACAAAGTAACCACATTCTTGTCGGAAAGTATGGCTGGACTAGTTGTAAGATTAACATATTTCATCCTAACGGCCTGTTAGTAAGGACACTTAATATTCCAGATATTTCATGTGAAGAATCCCTTGTCGTAAACAGGGAGGGAAATATTATTACGACCAAAGATAGCATGGTTCAGGTGTATAGCCAGACAGGACATCTTCTGTTTGGGGGCCATGGCAACGGTAATGGTAGAGTGACATATCCCCAAGATATCTGTACCGACATTTCAGGCCATATCTTGATAGCAGATCGTGGTAGCTGGGGTGTAAAAGGTTGGGTGTCCATGTTTACAAGTCGTGGAAATTTTGTTCGCCATGTGGTGACTGGGCTGAGGATGGTAGGTCCTATCGCCGTGGGACTAGAGGGACAGCTGGTAGTGACTGATGAAAGGGATAACACTGTAACTATTTACACAACTTACTAA